The Acidithiobacillus ferrooxidans ATCC 23270 genomic interval GATTTCCAGATGCAGGGGGACGAAGCTTTGGGGAATGCCCGCGAAGTATCCCTGCACATGGCGGCGGCGCCGGCTCCGGCAACGGTTTCCGGCGATGAAATAACAGCCCTGCGTGGCTTGCAGCGTGATCATCTCGTTTTCAACACGTTCCACCACCAGCACACGCTCCTTGCCGCGGGCGTCGTGGCAGAGCAGGTCTTCGCCCTGCTGGGGCATGGCACTGCCGGATACCAGGAGGAGCAGGCAGTCCGCTCCCGGAGGCAGCGAGGAATGCGCCTGATGGCAGGCCATCGCGGTCATGCGCGCCGGATCCAGCAGACGGCCGAGGCGGTCCCGTTCGGGACGCAGATGGATCACTCCCGGTGCATCGGGAAGGGGGCCGGTGCGGATCTTATGCCCGGCGAGGTCAGCGAGAATTCGGCAGGGCTGGCCCGTATCCCGACTCGCGGTACGGACCTGTTCGGCGAGCCTCCGCCATATGCCTGGGCTATCATGGGCGCAGTTGATCCGCGCGATGTTCATGCCGGCAGTCAAGAGTCTGCGGAAAAAATCGGCATCATCGGCGCGATCGCCGGACAGGGTCACCATGATGTGGGTGCTGCGCTGGCGCGGCGGACTGCCGAGCAGGGCCAGGGTGTTGTCCGTAAGCGCCCGCTGACCCTGCTCCCGCGTGATGGCCGTGGCGTCGCTGAAGTCGGCAGGTGGCATTTGCAGGGCAGCATATAATATCTGCAGGGTACACTGCACGCTGTCGAGCACGTGACTTTCGGCGCGGCCGAGGGAAGAGAGCCCAGCGTCTGACAGGGCCTCCTGCAGGGGGCGCAAATCGACGCTGCGCAGGGCCAGGTAGTGCAGCATGTTACGGATGCCGAGGTGCCACGGCAGGCTGGGGTCCTGCTGCTCCAAAAGAGGAAGTTGGGTCGCTTCACTCTGGACAATCCGCGTGCGAAGCCCTTCAAGGGCTTCCCGAAGGTCCTGCCATGCCTTGTTCATGCGTTTGGTCCGCTGCGTCATAGTCGAAGTATATCCGGTAAATATTGCAGTATAATGACAGTATGGCTTCGCTTGGAAAGAGGTTATGCTGAATCCTCTATATGGGGGCAGTCCTGCATGGCAGGTGCCAGTGATCGCGGTTGATCGTGAACCCGTGGGAGGCCGAAGGAGAAGGGAGGTTTGGCAGATGTTTAACCAGATATTACTGGCGGCGGACGGGAGCGATGCCTCCGCAGCCGCGGTGGCGACCGCCATTGGACTGGCGCGGGAGCAGCGGGCCCAGTTGCTGGTCGTGCATGTCGTCGATGTCTACGCCATGTATTTCGCAACACCTGAGTCCATCGACTTTCTGGTGGCTGCCGGCGAAGGCATCCTCAAGGCGGTGCAGGACCAGGCGCTCCAGTCGGGCGTGGTGGCCCACACCAAACTGCTGCAGTCGGATGTGGGCGGACGTCATATCAGCGAATTGATCATCGACGAAAGTAACGCTTGGCCGGCCGACCTGGTTATCATCGGCAGTCATGGCCGGCGCGGCCTGAACCATTTTTTGATCGGCAGCGTTGCGGAAGGGGTTTGTCAGCGCGCCAGAACGCCGGTACTTTTGTCGCGATAGTGAAGCCCTGCGCGGCGGTAGTCCGGTAGGAAGGGTTTTTTCCGTTGACGGCGTTTATTGGGACGGTGGGCAGCGCATGGGCGGCCCGTCAGTGGCCCGGCTGGTGTTGTGCCCAGCGCACGGTTGGCAATTGACCGAGTATGTCGGGATTCTGCCAGCCGGGCTGACGATGTTCGATGAGCACATCGGTGGTGATACCGCCGCGTACGTACCAGCGTCCCAGCAGGCGCAGATAGCGCGGGTTGATCAAGCCGATCAGATCGTCGGCGATGCGGTTGGTCATCGCCTCGTGAAAGGCGCCCTCGTCGCGGAAGCTCCAGAGGTAGAGTTTGAGGGACTTCAGTTCGACATTGTGCTGATCCGGGATAAAATCCAGCATGAAATGCGCAAAGTCGGGTTGTCCCGTCAGGGGGCAGAGGCAGGTAAATTCGGGCAGATCCATGTGCACCACATAGTCCCGCTCGGGGTGGGGATTGGAAAAACGCTCTAATTCCCTGCTGGGTTGACTGGGCATTCGCAACTCCTCATCATCGGTGCTTCATCAATTCGGCATACTATAGCAAAACACCCTTTCATGCGCCTCTCGGCCATCATCCTACAGGGCTTCAAATCCTTTCGCGAAAGTACGCGCATTCAGTTCAATGCCAATCCGGTGGTGATCATTGGCCCCAATGGCTGCGGGAAATCCAACACCGTTGATGCCGTGCGCTGGGTACTCGGTGAATCCTCGGCACGCCAACTGCGCGGTGGCACCCTCAGTGACGTGATCTCCAATGGCGGCGGCAGTCGGCCGGCCGCATCGGTGGCGACAGTCGAACTGCGCTTCGATAACAGTGATGGGGCGGCACCGGGTGCCTTTGCCGGGGCGGCTGAAATCAGCGTCCGACGCAGTCTGGACCGCAAGGGCGATGGCCATTACCGAATCAACGGCGCCCGCTGCCGGCGACGCGATGTGGCGGATCTGTTTCTCGGTACGGGACTCGGCGGCAATGCTTATGCCATCGTTGAGCAGGGGACCATCGGGCGCATCGTCGATGCGCGACCGGACGATCTGCGCGCCATTCTCGAAGAGGCGGGGGGCATCAGCCGATATAAGGAGCGTCGGCGGGAGACCACACAACGCATCGCCGAAACGCGGGAGCACCTTCAGCGCTTGTATGATATCCACGGTGAGATGGATGGCCAGTGGCAGCGCCTGCAGCGGCAGGCAGAGTCTGCGCAAAGACTGCGCGCCCTACGGGTGGAGGAGCGCCAATGGCAGTGGTGGAGTCTGGCCCTGCGCGTGGATGCCCTGGAAGCAGAGCGCCGGCAGAGCCTGGAGCAGCGCTCCCGGCTGCAGGACGAATACCGAAGGGAGGAGCGCCTTCTCGATGCGGTGACCCAGTCCCTGGATCAACTCCGTGCGGAGGACCGGCGCATGCAGGAAGACATCGCCGCGGCACAGGGTGAACTGTATGCGGTGCAGGCCCGGCAGAGCGATATGGAACATCAGCTGCGAGAGCAGCAAGCTGCCCTTCAGCGCGTGCAGACCAGTCTGGACCAGGGCCAGGCACAGCAGCAGAAAGTCCGGTCTGAGCAGATATGCCAGGCGGAAGACGAAAACCAGCGGCAGCAACGTTTGCAGGATTTGGCTGTGCGACGGCAGGCACTGAGCGGCGAGGAGGACAGTGCCCGACGCTTGCGGCGGGAAGCGGAGCGGGGGCTCGAAAAACAGGATGAGGAACGTCAGAACCAGCAACAGGCTCTGGCCGAAATGCGTCGCAAACGGGATGTGACGATGGCGCAAATCCGCGAACTGGAGCCTCGCTTGGAGGACATCGAACGCCGCCTGCAGCGGCAGTCCGCGAACATACCCTCGGAGCGCGCCGCCATGCAAGCCCTGGCGGCGCGTTGCGGTACCACAGAAACCGTGTTGGCGGAAGCCGCATCGGAGCTTCGGGCACATCGGGAAGCGCTGGAAACCCTCCAGAACCGGATCGCCGTTTTGCGAAATGCCCGCGACGACACCCGGGCCAAGGCGCAGGAATATGGTGCCCGGCAGAAGGCGCTGGAGGGCCTGCTGCAGCGGCTGCAAAAACCGCAGGCGCAAAATGACCCCGCCGGCTCCCGGCTGGTGGATCAGATGCGCGTGCAGCCCGGCTGGGAGCGGGCGCTGGAGGAGGTCTTGGGCGAGCGCCTGAACGCTCTGGTGATGGAGGGCAACAACATGGTCACCCAGGGCAGCATGTTGTGGGTGAGCACGGTCATGCCGGCCGAACTGCCGTCGGACACGTTGCTGCAGGTCTTGGAAATGCCCGAGTCTTTAACTTTGGGATTGAGTGACTGGCTGTGGGGGCTGCGCATGGCGCCCGACTTGGCCTCTGCCCTCGATCAACGTCACCAGCTACGGGCGGGAGAGGCCTGGATTACGCCGCAGGGGGTGCTGGTGCATCGTTCCGGGGTCGCGTATCCGGAGCATGAAGACGGAGCCAGCCTGCTCCAGTGCCGCCGTGAATTGGCGGAAAATTGGGAGTGTTTCCAGCGGGCGCAGGCGGATGCAGCCGCTGCCCATGCCGCTTTGATCGCGGCGGAACAACAGGCGCGCACCCTGCAGGAGCAGGTCAGAACGGCAGATGCCCGCTGGCAGGACATGAGCCGGCAAAGCGCCCGGGAGCGGGAGTCTCTGGCTCGTCTGCGCAGCCGGGTAGAGACAGAAGAGCAGCAGCGCGCGGAAAGGGCGGCTGAGTCCCAGCGCCTCGACGTCGAACGCAACGCCCTGGAAACTCGCTTGCATGGACTCCGTCAGGAACTGGCGGCTGACGAAAGCGGATGGCAGGCCCTCGAGCAGGTGGTGCTGGACTCCCAACGGAGGACGGATACGTTGCGTCGCCGGGTGGACGAACTGCGCGGAATTCATGGACGCGTGCGGGGGGAATATCAGACGCTGGAACTCCGGCAGCAGCGCCTGCAGGCCGAATCGGAAGCAGCCATAACCCGTGCCGAAGACCTGCAACAGCAGTGGGACCAGCTTGCTGCCACTGTCGCCGAGAATGAAGGGGAACTGCTTCGGCTACAGGCCGCCCTGCCGGAAATGCTCAAGGCGCGAGATGCGGTGGGAGCATTGCGGGCAGGTCGTAGCGTGCATCTGGAGGTCTTGCAGTCGGCGGCACAGACTGCAGGGCAGCAGATTCGCGAACATGAAAGCCAGCGCCATGCCCTGGACAAGGGGTTGCGCGCCTTGCAGAAGTCCGAGGCCGCCGTCGAACAGCAGCTCGCAGGCCTACAGGCGCGTCTGGATGAACTGCAGCAGCGTGCCGCAGTGCTTGCGCAGGATTTAGGCGACGATCCGGGGCCTTGCCCGGATGCGACACGCTGCGAAGAGAGTCTTACCCGAATCGGCGCGGCCATCGCCAGCCTTGGCAACGTGAATCTCGCCGCCGAAGACGAGTTGCGGGAACTGGAGGGGCGCCGCGGTAACCTGCTGGCTCAGGTGGAAGATGTGGAATCTGCTCTGTACAGGCTGGCGGAGGCTATGGCGGCCATGGATCTGGAGACGACGGTTCGTTTTCGAGACACCCTCGATAAGGTCAATCAGGCCTTGCAGGAACTCTTTGCCGTTCTTTTTGGCGGTGGACAGGCGCAACTCAGTCTGGTTGGCGAGGATGTTCTGGAAGCTGGACTGGTGCTGCGTGCCCAGCCTCCGGGCAAGCGTAACGCCACTCTGCAGCAGCTTTCCGGTGGCGAAAAGGCACTCACCGCCATCGCGCTGGTGTTTGCCCTGTTCCACCTGAACCCCGCGCCCTTCTGTATATTGGATGAAGTGGATGCGCCACTGGACGACGCAAATGTGGGGAGATTCTGTCATCTGGTGCAGAAAATGGCGGCGCAGACCCAGTTTTTGATTGTGACCCACCGCAGCCTGACCATGCAGGTCGCCGAGCAACTGGTGGGCGTCACCATGACCGAACCGGGTGTCTCCCGTGTCGTACGAGTGGATGTGGCGGATACCCTGGCACAGACAGCCACCCATGAGGGAACTACGCCCTAGTGCGGATTCCGGCTGGAATCGATGGTTCCGGATATTAGTACAACACCATATCAACATGCTATAGTATTGATTCTATGTTCCCCGGACGCCAAGCAAAAATGCTGAGCGCAAAATTTTCCGTACCCGGATGTGGATGTTCCGGTTCGCGGCGTGGAGCAGGTACGGAAAATCAAGGTGTTTTTGTGTTTCACATGGGCGAACGATACTCTATTTATATGTTGGCATGATATACCTATACTGCCACAGTATGGAGAGTGATATGGATACTGATTTGCTACCATATGCTGCATATAATAATCGGGCTATAGAGTTGTTGTCCCGTATGCAGGCCATAATCTCTGAACAGGCGAATGATGCTGTCGAGTCGTTCTATCGTTCTTTAAATGATATTCCTGAAGCGCAAAGCATAATATCCATACTCTCGGAAGATGATTTTGCTTTTCTCAAGCGTAAACAGGTTCAGCATCTTTTGCTACTGTTGTCGCCTGGCATCGCAATGACGGATCAGGCTCTTTTATCACGGTCAGCAGGATATAGACATGCATCCATAGGCGTTGACCAGATCGTTCTAAAGAAGGCAAGCGAACACTATTTGAAGTACTTGTTGAATTCTATAGAGAGGCATGATTTTTCTATTTTCTATCAATTGGTAACCATGCGCCTTGCATTTGATATCAAATCTCAAATAGATGGATACAAGGATTATGAGCTATATTACATAAATGCTATAGATGGGCTTGGTGTTGATCCGGAATGCATCGGCCCTGTCGCAGATGTTAATGCCTGCGCGCGTGATATGGCAAGAAGATTAGTGCAGATTCCGTTTGTTGAAGGAGTGGTAATCGGTAATGTCAATGGTGAGGCCGTGGATATATTTTACCGCCTTGGCATAACTCCAGGCGTTGATCGCCGTACAAAAAGAATGCGTCTGGAATTGTTAAAAATCGTTACCTCTGTTTGGAAGGACAGGAATCCTGTATATATTCAAAATGTAGAGAATTGTCCATTATTGGATGGGCATGATATGCGTCGGTGTTTGTCCGCCGGCGTCCGGTCAATCGGGGTCTGGCCGTGTCAGGGGGCGGGTGGGCACGTTGAAGGTTATTTGATGATATTTTTTAAGTACCCAGGTGCCATGCATGGCGAGCAGAACATTATATACTGGTCTACCATTTCCCAAAAAGTTGGTTCGGCGTTGGCGGCTGCAATGGCCAGGCGTATCACCTGACAGGTTCACAAAGCCAACTTCGCAGATGCCGGACGCAGGGAGAGAATCGGCCAGCCCCGCTCTTCAGCCAAGGTGCGCAGGCGCGGATCGGGATCCACGGCTACTGGCCGGGTGACACATTCGAGCAGGGGCAGATCGTTATAGGAGTCGCTGTAAAAGCTGCTGTCCCCGAGGCTTTGATTCCAGTCCAGGCCCTGTGTTTCCAGCCAGTCGCGCAGACGTTGTACCTTGCCGGCCTGGAAACAGGGAAGGCCGACACTGCGGCCGGTAAAGTCGCCGGAGGCCGTTTCCTCAGCCTCTGTCGCCAGCAGGTGGGCGATACCCAGTTCCCGGGCGATAGGTGCCGTCACAAAGCGATTGGTCGCAGTGATGATGACCAGGGTATCGCCCTGCCGGCGATGGTCCTCGATCAGGGCGCGGGCATGGTCGGAGATCATGGGCAGCACCCGCTCCTGCAGATATTCCCGGTGCCAGGTGTCGAGCAGCGCCCGGGGATGCGCCGCCAGGGGGGCCAACTGAAACTCCAGGAAGGCGTGAATATCCAATTCACCCGCCAGGTATTCCGCATAGAACTGATCATTCATGCGGTTGAAGCGCTCCGCATCGACAATGCCGCGGCTGGCGAGAAACTCCATCCAGGCATGGTCGGAGTCGCCGGAAAGCAGGGTGTTGTCGAGATCAAAAAGGGTGAGGGCCATGGGTTCTCCGTCCAGTCGAGAGGGCCGTAGCGAATACTCGTGAATTATACCAGAAAGTGTATTTGCGATATGCTGACGCAGCGAATATTTCCAGTTTTTTACAGAAGGAGCCGGCGGTGGAGCGGGTCAACCATACTGACTTCGAGCGTATTCAGCAATTGCGTGCGGAACTGGTGGCGGCCAATAACGCCTACTATCGGGAAGATTCGCCGACCCTGAGTGATGCCGAGTACGATGCGCGCCTGCGCGAACTGCGCACCCTGGAGGACCGTAATCCCCAATGGCAAAGCGCCGACTCTCCGACCCAGAGGGTCGGGGCGGCTCCGGTGGAGGTCTTTGGGGAAGTGCATTATGCCATACCCCTGACCTCTCTCGACAATGTGTTCGATCAAGACGGTTTTAGCGACTGGCTGGCGCGCGTGCAGAAGGGGCTCGGCCGCGAGGATGTTCCGCTCAGTGCTGAACCCAAGTTTGACGGTCTCTCGGTCAACATTCGCTACATCGAGGGTAAGCTGGTACAGGCTGGTACCCGTGGAGATGGCCAGACCGGTGAAGATGTCACCGCCAACGTCCGCACCATTCGCAACGTCCCCCTGCAACTGACAGGCAAGGACTGGCCGGAGCTGCTGGAAGTCCGTGGAGAGGTGGTCATCCCCGTGG includes:
- the smc gene encoding chromosome segregation protein SMC, which encodes MRLSAIILQGFKSFRESTRIQFNANPVVIIGPNGCGKSNTVDAVRWVLGESSARQLRGGTLSDVISNGGGSRPAASVATVELRFDNSDGAAPGAFAGAAEISVRRSLDRKGDGHYRINGARCRRRDVADLFLGTGLGGNAYAIVEQGTIGRIVDARPDDLRAILEEAGGISRYKERRRETTQRIAETREHLQRLYDIHGEMDGQWQRLQRQAESAQRLRALRVEERQWQWWSLALRVDALEAERRQSLEQRSRLQDEYRREERLLDAVTQSLDQLRAEDRRMQEDIAAAQGELYAVQARQSDMEHQLREQQAALQRVQTSLDQGQAQQQKVRSEQICQAEDENQRQQRLQDLAVRRQALSGEEDSARRLRREAERGLEKQDEERQNQQQALAEMRRKRDVTMAQIRELEPRLEDIERRLQRQSANIPSERAAMQALAARCGTTETVLAEAASELRAHREALETLQNRIAVLRNARDDTRAKAQEYGARQKALEGLLQRLQKPQAQNDPAGSRLVDQMRVQPGWERALEEVLGERLNALVMEGNNMVTQGSMLWVSTVMPAELPSDTLLQVLEMPESLTLGLSDWLWGLRMAPDLASALDQRHQLRAGEAWITPQGVLVHRSGVAYPEHEDGASLLQCRRELAENWECFQRAQADAAAAHAALIAAEQQARTLQEQVRTADARWQDMSRQSARERESLARLRSRVETEEQQRAERAAESQRLDVERNALETRLHGLRQELAADESGWQALEQVVLDSQRRTDTLRRRVDELRGIHGRVRGEYQTLELRQQRLQAESEAAITRAEDLQQQWDQLAATVAENEGELLRLQAALPEMLKARDAVGALRAGRSVHLEVLQSAAQTAGQQIREHESQRHALDKGLRALQKSEAAVEQQLAGLQARLDELQQRAAVLAQDLGDDPGPCPDATRCEESLTRIGAAIASLGNVNLAAEDELRELEGRRGNLLAQVEDVESALYRLAEAMAAMDLETTVRFRDTLDKVNQALQELFAVLFGGGQAQLSLVGEDVLEAGLVLRAQPPGKRNATLQQLSGGEKALTAIALVFALFHLNPAPFCILDEVDAPLDDANVGRFCHLVQKMAAQTQFLIVTHRSLTMQVAEQLVGVTMTEPGVSRVVRVDVADTLAQTATHEGTTP
- a CDS encoding histidinol-phosphatase; its protein translation is MALTLFDLDNTLLSGDSDHAWMEFLASRGIVDAERFNRMNDQFYAEYLAGELDIHAFLEFQLAPLAAHPRALLDTWHREYLQERVLPMISDHARALIEDHRRQGDTLVIITATNRFVTAPIARELGIAHLLATEAEETASGDFTGRSVGLPCFQAGKVQRLRDWLETQGLDWNQSLGDSSFYSDSYNDLPLLECVTRPVAVDPDPRLRTLAEERGWPILSLRPASAKLAL
- the queF gene encoding preQ(1) synthase — encoded protein: MPSQPSRELERFSNPHPERDYVVHMDLPEFTCLCPLTGQPDFAHFMLDFIPDQHNVELKSLKLYLWSFRDEGAFHEAMTNRIADDLIGLINPRYLRLLGRWYVRGGITTDVLIEHRQPGWQNPDILGQLPTVRWAQHQPGH
- a CDS encoding pyruvate kinase, which translates into the protein MTQRTKRMNKAWQDLREALEGLRTRIVQSEATQLPLLEQQDPSLPWHLGIRNMLHYLALRSVDLRPLQEALSDAGLSSLGRAESHVLDSVQCTLQILYAALQMPPADFSDATAITREQGQRALTDNTLALLGSPPRQRSTHIMVTLSGDRADDADFFRRLLTAGMNIARINCAHDSPGIWRRLAEQVRTASRDTGQPCRILADLAGHKIRTGPLPDAPGVIHLRPERDRLGRLLDPARMTAMACHQAHSSLPPGADCLLLLVSGSAMPQQGEDLLCHDARGKERVLVVERVENEMITLQATQGCYFIAGNRCRSRRRRHVQGYFAGIPQSFVPLHLEIGDSLLLQSQGGPGGPALNGLPARISCTVPEVIPQLPIGQPVWMDDGKIAAVVLEQTSAGALLRITKTKPGGARLLPDRGLNFPGLALELPALSAKDLDDLGTIVPLADLVGFSFVENAGNMRSMLEALRQRQGEHLGVIAKIETASAFHHLPEILLAALGRQPMGVMIARGDLAVEVGPERLAEVQEEILWLAEAAHLPVIWATQVLEQLTKKGVISRPEFTDAAMGVRAECVMLNKGPYAVEAVHTLNDILTRMQAHQHKKFSRLRALHWGASGEPPDQWPEPPR
- a CDS encoding universal stress protein translates to MFNQILLAADGSDASAAAVATAIGLAREQRAQLLVVHVVDVYAMYFATPESIDFLVAAGEGILKAVQDQALQSGVVAHTKLLQSDVGGRHISELIIDESNAWPADLVIIGSHGRRGLNHFLIGSVAEGVCQRARTPVLLSR
- a CDS encoding protoglobin domain-containing protein, whose product is MDTDLLPYAAYNNRAIELLSRMQAIISEQANDAVESFYRSLNDIPEAQSIISILSEDDFAFLKRKQVQHLLLLLSPGIAMTDQALLSRSAGYRHASIGVDQIVLKKASEHYLKYLLNSIERHDFSIFYQLVTMRLAFDIKSQIDGYKDYELYYINAIDGLGVDPECIGPVADVNACARDMARRLVQIPFVEGVVIGNVNGEAVDIFYRLGITPGVDRRTKRMRLELLKIVTSVWKDRNPVYIQNVENCPLLDGHDMRRCLSAGVRSIGVWPCQGAGGHVEGYLMIFFKYPGAMHGEQNIIYWSTISQKVGSALAAAMARRIT